Proteins encoded by one window of Lathyrus oleraceus cultivar Zhongwan6 chromosome 1, CAAS_Psat_ZW6_1.0, whole genome shotgun sequence:
- the LOC127132395 gene encoding cyanogenic beta-glucosidase isoform X2: protein MAINLLLLLLSGIVVILSSVSMIESTILLTNNDITKSFNRSSFPENFIFGTASSAYQVEGAANVGGRGPSIWDTFTHNYPEMINDRSNGDVAIDEYHIYKKDVEIMKDMNLDAYRFSISWSRILPKGKLSGGLNKEGINYYNNLINELLTKGLQPFVTLFHWDLPQTLEDEYGGFLSSNIVNDYRDYAELCFKLFGDRVKHWITLNESWSFASHGYAEGTFAPGRCSHWLNPNCTGGDSATEPYIVAHNQLLAHASAVDVYKTQYQASQKGKIGITLVSYWIMPLYETELDHHAAQRGIDFMFGWFMDPLTKGDYPSSMRSLVGSRLPKFSAYQVKLVRGSFDFIGLNYYASYYATNAPELGEGKSNYITDPLIILTQERNGIPIGPTAGSSWLSIYPKGLRELLMYIKNNYNNPLIYITENGMIWMIQQFLLRKPLKIQLGLIISIIISIIFKMQ, encoded by the exons ATGGCAATAAATCTTCTGCTTCTTCTTCTTTCTGGAATCGTTGTAATTCTTAGCTCTGTGTCTATGATCGAATCTACAATATTGTTAACGAATAACGATATTACCAAGTCTTTCAATCGGAGTAGTTTTCcagaaaattttatttttggaacAGCTTCATCAGCTTACCAG GTTGAAGGTGCAGCAAATGTTGGTGGAAGAGGACCAAGTATATGGGATACTTTCACACATAATTATCCAG AAATGATAAATGACAGAAGTAATGGAGATGTAGCCATCGATGAATATCATATCTATAAG AAAGATGTTGAGATCATGAAGGACATGAATCTGGATGCTTATAGATTCTCCATCTCCTGGTCCAGAATACTGCCAA AAGGAAAACTTAGTGGCGGTTTAAACAAAGAAGGAATAAATTATTACAACAACCTTATCAATGAGTTGTTAACCAAAG GTCTCCAACCTTTTGTAACCCTTTTTCATTGGGATCTTCCTCAGACACTTGAAGATGAATATGGTGGCTTTCTAAGTTCAAATATAGT GAATGATTATCGAGATTATGCAGAGCTTTGCTTTAAATTATTTGGAGATAGAGTAAAGCATTGGATCACATTGAATGAATCATGGAGCTTTGCCAGTCATGGTTATGCCGAAGGGACATTCGCACCTGGACGATGTTCACATTGGTTAAACCCTAATTGCACTGGTGGAGACTCTGCCACTGAACCTTATATAGTGGCTCATAATCAGTTACTTGCTCATGCATCTGCTGTAGATGTTTACAAAACTCAGTATcag GCATCTCAAAAAGGAAAAATAGGGATAACACTAGTGTCTTATTGGATAATGCCCCTCTATGAAACAGAGCTGGATCATCATGCTGCACAAAGAGGCATTGATTTTATGTTTGGATG GTTTATGGATCCATTGACAAAAGGAGACTATCCAAGCTCCATGCGGTCCTTGGTAGGGAGTCGGTTACCAAAGTTCTCAGCATATCAAGTAAAGCTTGTAAGAGGGTCTTTTGATTTTATTGGTTTAAACTATTATGCTTCATACTATGCAACCAATGCACCTGAACTAGGTGAAGGAAAGTCCAACTACATCACTGATCCTCTTATAATTCTTACAC AGGAGCGCAATGGAATACCTATTGGTCCAACT GCTGGTTCATCTTGGCTGTCAATTTATCCAAAGGGACTTCGTGAATTGTTAATGTATATTAAAAACAATTACAACAATCCTTTAATTTACATCACTGAAAATG GGATGATTTGGATGATCCAACAATTTCTCTTGAGAAAGCCCTTGAAGATACAACTAGGATTGATTATTTCTATAATCATCTCTATTATCTTCAAAATGCAATAA
- the LOC127132395 gene encoding cyanogenic beta-glucosidase isoform X1, with protein MAINLLLLLLSGIVVILSSVSMIESTILLTNNDITKSFNRSSFPENFIFGTASSAYQVEGAANVGGRGPSIWDTFTHNYPEMINDRSNGDVAIDEYHIYKKDVEIMKDMNLDAYRFSISWSRILPKGKLSGGLNKEGINYYNNLINELLTKGLQPFVTLFHWDLPQTLEDEYGGFLSSNIVNDYRDYAELCFKLFGDRVKHWITLNESWSFASHGYAEGTFAPGRCSHWLNPNCTGGDSATEPYIVAHNQLLAHASAVDVYKTQYQASQKGKIGITLVSYWIMPLYETELDHHAAQRGIDFMFGWFMDPLTKGDYPSSMRSLVGSRLPKFSAYQVKLVRGSFDFIGLNYYASYYATNAPELGEGKSNYITDPLIILTQERNGIPIGPTAGSSWLSIYPKGLRELLMYIKNNYNNPLIYITENGRDDLDDPTISLEKALEDTTRIDYFYNHLYYLQNAIRDGANVKGYFAWTLLDNFEWISGYTSRFGTYFVDYNNNFKRYPKMSAVWFKSFLQHKVVTHSDSR; from the exons ATGGCAATAAATCTTCTGCTTCTTCTTCTTTCTGGAATCGTTGTAATTCTTAGCTCTGTGTCTATGATCGAATCTACAATATTGTTAACGAATAACGATATTACCAAGTCTTTCAATCGGAGTAGTTTTCcagaaaattttatttttggaacAGCTTCATCAGCTTACCAG GTTGAAGGTGCAGCAAATGTTGGTGGAAGAGGACCAAGTATATGGGATACTTTCACACATAATTATCCAG AAATGATAAATGACAGAAGTAATGGAGATGTAGCCATCGATGAATATCATATCTATAAG AAAGATGTTGAGATCATGAAGGACATGAATCTGGATGCTTATAGATTCTCCATCTCCTGGTCCAGAATACTGCCAA AAGGAAAACTTAGTGGCGGTTTAAACAAAGAAGGAATAAATTATTACAACAACCTTATCAATGAGTTGTTAACCAAAG GTCTCCAACCTTTTGTAACCCTTTTTCATTGGGATCTTCCTCAGACACTTGAAGATGAATATGGTGGCTTTCTAAGTTCAAATATAGT GAATGATTATCGAGATTATGCAGAGCTTTGCTTTAAATTATTTGGAGATAGAGTAAAGCATTGGATCACATTGAATGAATCATGGAGCTTTGCCAGTCATGGTTATGCCGAAGGGACATTCGCACCTGGACGATGTTCACATTGGTTAAACCCTAATTGCACTGGTGGAGACTCTGCCACTGAACCTTATATAGTGGCTCATAATCAGTTACTTGCTCATGCATCTGCTGTAGATGTTTACAAAACTCAGTATcag GCATCTCAAAAAGGAAAAATAGGGATAACACTAGTGTCTTATTGGATAATGCCCCTCTATGAAACAGAGCTGGATCATCATGCTGCACAAAGAGGCATTGATTTTATGTTTGGATG GTTTATGGATCCATTGACAAAAGGAGACTATCCAAGCTCCATGCGGTCCTTGGTAGGGAGTCGGTTACCAAAGTTCTCAGCATATCAAGTAAAGCTTGTAAGAGGGTCTTTTGATTTTATTGGTTTAAACTATTATGCTTCATACTATGCAACCAATGCACCTGAACTAGGTGAAGGAAAGTCCAACTACATCACTGATCCTCTTATAATTCTTACAC AGGAGCGCAATGGAATACCTATTGGTCCAACT GCTGGTTCATCTTGGCTGTCAATTTATCCAAAGGGACTTCGTGAATTGTTAATGTATATTAAAAACAATTACAACAATCCTTTAATTTACATCACTGAAAATG GCAGGGATGATTTGGATGATCCAACAATTTCTCTTGAGAAAGCCCTTGAAGATACAACTAGGATTGATTATTTCTATAATCATCTCTATTATCTTCAAAATGCAATAAG GGATGGCGCCAATGTGAAAGGATATTTTGCCTGGACATTGCTTGACAACTTTGAATGGATTTCAGGCTACACCTCGAGATTTGGAACTTATTTTGTAGATTACAATAATAACTTCAAAAGATATCCAAAAATGTCAGCCGTTTGGTTTAAGAGTTTTCTACAACACAAAGTAGTTACACATAGTGATTCACGCTAA
- the LOC127132395 gene encoding beta-glucosidase 12 isoform X3 — MLVEEDQVYGILSHIIIQKDVEIMKDMNLDAYRFSISWSRILPKGKLSGGLNKEGINYYNNLINELLTKGLQPFVTLFHWDLPQTLEDEYGGFLSSNIVNDYRDYAELCFKLFGDRVKHWITLNESWSFASHGYAEGTFAPGRCSHWLNPNCTGGDSATEPYIVAHNQLLAHASAVDVYKTQYQASQKGKIGITLVSYWIMPLYETELDHHAAQRGIDFMFGWFMDPLTKGDYPSSMRSLVGSRLPKFSAYQVKLVRGSFDFIGLNYYASYYATNAPELGEGKSNYITDPLIILTQERNGIPIGPTAGSSWLSIYPKGLRELLMYIKNNYNNPLIYITENGRDDLDDPTISLEKALEDTTRIDYFYNHLYYLQNAIRDGANVKGYFAWTLLDNFEWISGYTSRFGTYFVDYNNNFKRYPKMSAVWFKSFLQHKVVTHSDSR; from the exons ATGTTGGTGGAAGAGGACCAAGTATATGGGATACTTTCACACATAATTATCCAG AAAGATGTTGAGATCATGAAGGACATGAATCTGGATGCTTATAGATTCTCCATCTCCTGGTCCAGAATACTGCCAA AAGGAAAACTTAGTGGCGGTTTAAACAAAGAAGGAATAAATTATTACAACAACCTTATCAATGAGTTGTTAACCAAAG GTCTCCAACCTTTTGTAACCCTTTTTCATTGGGATCTTCCTCAGACACTTGAAGATGAATATGGTGGCTTTCTAAGTTCAAATATAGT GAATGATTATCGAGATTATGCAGAGCTTTGCTTTAAATTATTTGGAGATAGAGTAAAGCATTGGATCACATTGAATGAATCATGGAGCTTTGCCAGTCATGGTTATGCCGAAGGGACATTCGCACCTGGACGATGTTCACATTGGTTAAACCCTAATTGCACTGGTGGAGACTCTGCCACTGAACCTTATATAGTGGCTCATAATCAGTTACTTGCTCATGCATCTGCTGTAGATGTTTACAAAACTCAGTATcag GCATCTCAAAAAGGAAAAATAGGGATAACACTAGTGTCTTATTGGATAATGCCCCTCTATGAAACAGAGCTGGATCATCATGCTGCACAAAGAGGCATTGATTTTATGTTTGGATG GTTTATGGATCCATTGACAAAAGGAGACTATCCAAGCTCCATGCGGTCCTTGGTAGGGAGTCGGTTACCAAAGTTCTCAGCATATCAAGTAAAGCTTGTAAGAGGGTCTTTTGATTTTATTGGTTTAAACTATTATGCTTCATACTATGCAACCAATGCACCTGAACTAGGTGAAGGAAAGTCCAACTACATCACTGATCCTCTTATAATTCTTACAC AGGAGCGCAATGGAATACCTATTGGTCCAACT GCTGGTTCATCTTGGCTGTCAATTTATCCAAAGGGACTTCGTGAATTGTTAATGTATATTAAAAACAATTACAACAATCCTTTAATTTACATCACTGAAAATG GCAGGGATGATTTGGATGATCCAACAATTTCTCTTGAGAAAGCCCTTGAAGATACAACTAGGATTGATTATTTCTATAATCATCTCTATTATCTTCAAAATGCAATAAG GGATGGCGCCAATGTGAAAGGATATTTTGCCTGGACATTGCTTGACAACTTTGAATGGATTTCAGGCTACACCTCGAGATTTGGAACTTATTTTGTAGATTACAATAATAACTTCAAAAGATATCCAAAAATGTCAGCCGTTTGGTTTAAGAGTTTTCTACAACACAAAGTAGTTACACATAGTGATTCACGCTAA